A window of Synergistaceae bacterium contains these coding sequences:
- the glpX gene encoding class II fructose-bisphosphatase: MALFARDKNLAMELVRSAEAAVMASGRWFGLGDKNEVDRAAVEAMRYVLHGVAMKGVIVIGEGEKDEAPMLFNGEEVGTGEGPEMDIAVDPIDGTRLMAQGQDGAISVIAAAPRHSMFSPEDLFYLNKIVTGPEAASYIDIQAPIEFNVRIVAKAKGKAIHETTVVMLDRPRNHEILEKVRAMGARIRLIGDGDVAGALMTSLPGHETADLLLGIGGSPEAVITACAMKCLDANMQCQPYFRNNEDEAKAKARGLTRDTVLTIDDLVKSDNVFFAAAGGSDGDLLKGVHYHGAHIETNSLCMRGSSGTIRYISAVHSQKKLAEMGGNIAYDPTVREAGSL; encoded by the coding sequence ATGGCATTATTCGCGCGAGATAAAAATTTAGCTATGGAGCTTGTAAGATCCGCAGAAGCAGCAGTAATGGCATCAGGCCGGTGGTTTGGACTCGGCGACAAAAACGAAGTCGACCGCGCAGCAGTTGAAGCAATGAGATACGTTCTTCATGGTGTCGCGATGAAAGGCGTTATCGTAATCGGCGAGGGAGAAAAGGACGAAGCACCAATGTTATTTAACGGCGAAGAAGTCGGAACAGGTGAAGGCCCAGAAATGGATATTGCTGTAGATCCCATTGACGGCACACGATTAATGGCACAAGGTCAAGACGGCGCAATAAGTGTAATTGCAGCAGCACCAAGACACTCAATGTTCAGCCCGGAAGATTTATTTTACTTGAACAAAATAGTAACAGGTCCGGAAGCAGCAAGCTACATCGATATTCAAGCACCAATTGAATTTAACGTTAGAATCGTAGCTAAAGCAAAAGGTAAAGCCATTCACGAAACAACAGTAGTAATGCTCGACAGACCCCGCAATCATGAAATTTTAGAGAAAGTCCGCGCAATGGGTGCAAGAATAAGACTCATCGGTGATGGTGATGTTGCAGGCGCATTAATGACGAGTCTTCCCGGCCATGAAACAGCTGATTTATTACTGGGAATCGGCGGATCTCCTGAAGCTGTTATTACGGCTTGTGCGATGAAATGTCTTGACGCAAATATGCAGTGCCAGCCCTATTTTAGAAATAATGAAGACGAAGCAAAAGCTAAAGCACGGGGACTCACACGAGATACAGTTTTGACAATTGACGATTTAGTGAAGAGCGACAATGTATTTTTTGCGGCTGCTGGAGGTTCTGACGGCGATTTATTGAAAGGCGTACACTATCACGGCGCGCACATTGAGACAAATTCACTTTGTATGCGCGGAAGTTCCGGGACAATTAGATATATTTCTGCTGTCCACTCACAAAAGAAACTTGCGGAAATGGGCGGAAATATCGCTTATGATCCTACAGTTAGGGAGGCAGGCTCACTATAA
- a CDS encoding amidohydrolase, translated as MKKIDAHLHLAKVLAGYCRRGELRAIGDGKAQWGSGEVFQLLPTTGEYGDKNFTAEQALAIMDKNEVERAVLMNGSMYGLQNIYHEEILDKYPDRFCPSCEVDPFMTNHMEVLTRFFEEKHFHLAKFEVSSGGGLMGCHDPFDLSGDRMMEIYKLVEKNNGVVALDVGDIDMESHQTAALMRIADRCPDLKLVICHLLAPMRTKKREWIAELNMLSQANIWFDIAAMPKIMSPDSYPYSETVKYLSEAAHIVGVNKLMWGTDAPYAATQDTYEHLTDYLSKSNEFTQRELEDIYYNNAKAVYFPNK; from the coding sequence ATGAAGAAAATTGATGCACATCTTCACCTTGCTAAAGTACTTGCGGGTTATTGCCGGCGTGGGGAACTTCGTGCTATTGGTGACGGTAAAGCACAGTGGGGAAGCGGTGAAGTCTTTCAACTTTTGCCCACTACAGGCGAGTATGGAGACAAAAATTTTACAGCGGAACAAGCCTTAGCTATCATGGATAAAAACGAGGTTGAGCGCGCTGTTTTAATGAATGGCAGCATGTACGGTCTTCAAAATATTTATCATGAAGAGATTTTGGACAAATATCCGGATCGTTTTTGTCCGTCCTGCGAAGTTGATCCCTTTATGACAAATCACATGGAAGTATTAACACGCTTCTTTGAGGAGAAACACTTTCATTTGGCAAAATTTGAGGTTAGCTCTGGAGGAGGTTTAATGGGGTGTCATGATCCTTTTGATCTTTCCGGAGACCGCATGATGGAAATTTATAAACTAGTTGAGAAAAATAACGGCGTTGTTGCGCTTGATGTCGGCGATATTGATATGGAAAGTCATCAAACAGCTGCTCTTATGAGAATTGCAGACCGTTGTCCGGATTTGAAGCTGGTTATCTGTCATCTACTTGCACCTATGCGCACAAAAAAGCGTGAATGGATCGCAGAACTTAATATGCTTAGTCAAGCAAATATCTGGTTTGATATAGCAGCGATGCCAAAGATTATGTCTCCGGATTCTTATCCGTATTCAGAAACTGTAAAGTATCTTTCTGAAGCTGCACACATTGTAGGCGTAAATAAATTGATGTGGGGTACTGATGCACCATATGCAGCTACTCAGGACACTTATGAACATCTTACTGATTATCTCTCGAAATCAAATGAGTTCACGCAGAGAGAATTGGAAGATATTTATTACAATAATGCGAAGGCCGTTTATTTTCCTAACAAATAA
- a CDS encoding ABC transporter permease, with the protein MLWSVSVIGIMVSGTIFVFLMGGIDLSISTLCAFTAVVVVEVTHMMGDTQTAVTVGVIAALCTGAAAGLLHGFIITTFRIPAFLVTFASQSIFLGLAMVLTNNKIISCTVPAFTAIGAKKILGFPMPVYFMLIIAVISWFLLRKTVFGRYVYAVGGNPVASEISGINVKKMTIICYILSGLTTALGGIVLASMTQQASSSLGSGYTNDVITAGVIGGVSLLGGEGTVPGAIFGAVLMGLLNNGLNLMSVPSTHAGLVKGLVIIIAVAFDAMQHADQSRKKVKKVKA; encoded by the coding sequence GTGCTTTGGTCAGTGTCAGTTATTGGAATCATGGTCAGCGGCACAATATTTGTTTTCTTGATGGGCGGTATTGATCTTTCAATCTCAACATTGTGTGCTTTTACGGCTGTTGTAGTTGTTGAGGTGACTCACATGATGGGTGATACACAAACAGCTGTTACTGTAGGTGTAATTGCTGCACTTTGTACCGGTGCTGCAGCGGGTTTGCTTCATGGTTTCATAATTACGACGTTCCGTATTCCTGCATTCCTCGTAACATTTGCGAGTCAAAGTATTTTTCTCGGGCTGGCTATGGTTTTGACGAATAATAAAATTATCAGTTGTACTGTGCCTGCGTTTACTGCGATTGGTGCTAAGAAAATTTTGGGATTTCCTATGCCTGTATATTTTATGCTGATTATTGCAGTTATTAGCTGGTTTTTGCTGCGTAAGACTGTATTTGGCCGTTACGTTTATGCAGTTGGAGGTAACCCGGTTGCTTCTGAAATTTCCGGTATAAACGTTAAGAAAATGACAATTATCTGCTATATTTTGTCTGGTCTTACTACGGCACTTGGCGGCATTGTTTTAGCTTCTATGACACAGCAGGCTTCTTCTTCATTGGGCTCAGGTTATACTAATGATGTAATCACTGCGGGTGTAATTGGCGGTGTCTCGTTGTTAGGCGGTGAAGGTACAGTACCCGGCGCGATTTTTGGTGCTGTGCTTATGGGATTGTTGAATAACGGTTTAAATCTTATGTCAGTGCCGTCTACTCATGCAGGACTTGTCAAAGGTTTAGTTATCATTATAGCAGTTGCCTTTGATGCTATGCAGCACGCTGACCAGTCGAGAAAGAAAGTAAAAAAGGTCAAGGCTTAA
- a CDS encoding sugar ABC transporter ATP-binding protein: MAGNTILEAKNIYKSFSGVPVLQDVHFEVKVGEVHALMGENGAGKSTLIKIVTGVYSKDEGQIYWEGKPVEINNYQDCQKLGVACIYQELSVIPPLTVAQNVFLGREPRNGPFINYKKMNQMTQELIDKYQFPLKPTTIVDNLGIGQRQLIEILKGLSQNSKLLIMDEPTASLSGKEAEMLFHIIRTLREQSVSIIYISHRLEEVYMLSDRLTILRDGKNAAVLEKEEIIPAKVIETMIGKVVDESAGSRKMLHSDDSKPVRLEVKNLTDKTDRFRNISFQVHSGEILGLGGLIGAGRTEVVRAIYGVDKAASGEVLLSGKKLNPSPKSSIKEGIGFVPEDRRNQGFIPLLSTTKNVALTNYDIVKINGVAISDSDELAMSKRAIETIDIRPSDPDKQVGVMSGGNQQKVVLGKWLMRNLKLLIVDEPTAGIDVGAKDEIYSILERLANEGVAVIVVTSDLQELLRVSHRILVMRKGNIVKEFKNVEVTQSMVLAAGQGVQEEK, translated from the coding sequence AATATTTATAAAAGTTTTTCCGGTGTTCCAGTGCTTCAAGATGTCCATTTTGAAGTTAAAGTTGGAGAAGTACACGCTTTAATGGGCGAAAATGGTGCTGGGAAATCAACGCTAATAAAAATAGTAACGGGCGTTTACTCTAAAGACGAAGGACAAATTTACTGGGAAGGTAAGCCTGTTGAGATTAATAATTATCAGGACTGCCAAAAATTAGGGGTAGCTTGTATTTATCAGGAGCTTTCTGTAATTCCTCCGCTTACTGTTGCGCAAAATGTTTTCTTAGGTCGTGAGCCCCGTAATGGTCCATTTATTAACTACAAGAAAATGAATCAAATGACTCAGGAGCTTATCGACAAATATCAGTTCCCGCTGAAACCGACTACTATTGTTGATAATCTCGGCATTGGCCAGCGTCAATTGATTGAAATACTTAAGGGGTTATCACAAAATTCAAAGCTGCTTATCATGGACGAACCTACAGCATCATTATCGGGCAAAGAGGCAGAAATGCTCTTTCACATTATTCGTACATTGAGGGAGCAAAGTGTTTCAATAATTTATATTTCTCACCGTTTGGAAGAGGTTTATATGCTATCTGACAGGCTCACAATCCTTCGTGACGGTAAAAATGCGGCAGTGCTTGAGAAAGAGGAAATTATACCGGCTAAAGTCATTGAGACAATGATCGGCAAAGTTGTAGACGAATCTGCAGGTTCTAGAAAAATGTTACATTCTGATGATAGTAAACCTGTTCGCCTCGAAGTGAAGAACTTGACAGATAAAACAGATCGCTTCCGTAATATAAGTTTCCAAGTGCATAGCGGTGAGATACTTGGTTTAGGCGGGCTTATCGGTGCTGGGCGTACTGAAGTTGTGCGTGCGATATACGGCGTTGATAAAGCAGCTTCCGGCGAGGTCTTATTGAGCGGCAAAAAACTTAATCCGTCTCCTAAATCAAGCATTAAAGAAGGAATCGGCTTTGTTCCGGAAGATCGACGCAATCAAGGTTTTATCCCGTTATTGTCTACCACTAAAAATGTTGCTCTGACGAATTACGATATTGTGAAAATAAACGGTGTTGCTATTTCTGACAGTGATGAGTTAGCAATGAGCAAGCGTGCTATTGAGACTATTGATATTCGTCCTTCAGATCCTGATAAACAAGTCGGAGTCATGTCCGGCGGAAATCAGCAAAAAGTTGTTCTCGGCAAGTGGTTAATGAGAAATCTAAAATTGTTGATTGTCGATGAACCTACTGCAGGTATAGACGTTGGAGCAAAAGACGAAATTTATTCGATCTTGGAGAGACTAGCTAATGAGGGAGTAGCTGTCATTGTCGTAACATCAGACTTGCAAGAATTATTGCGTGTTTCTCATAGGATACTGGTAATGAGAAAAGGCAACATTGTCAAAGAATTTAAAAATGTCGAAGTCACCCAATCCATGGTGCTCGCTGCCGGTCAGGGTGTTCAGGAGGAGAAATAA